A section of the Hippea sp. KM1 genome encodes:
- a CDS encoding type IV pilus twitching motility protein PilT gives MRVDEILTRVRDRKASDIHLKVGSKPFFRINGEMIRDEDDEPLSLEDFEEFLKSDKIDDFLVEKFRKERQVDIGYGLSGVGRFRVNLFYQRGTPAAIFRFIPFDIPPLESLNLPKVIETIALKPRGLVLVTGVTGSGKSTTLACMVDIINRNRKKHIITIEDPIEYLHKDINSSIVQRQVGYDVLSFADGLRGALREDPDVILVGEMRDRETISTALEAVETGHLVMSTLHTKDAVETINRIIAAFPLNEQRQIRLQLSATIEAVISQRLLKRKDGKGMVPAVEVMITSELVRDAILDAEKIHNIKRSIEINRETYGTQSFDQSLLELYQKGLVSFEEAKEHATNPNDFALKARGIV, from the coding sequence GTGAGGGTTGATGAGATATTGACAAGGGTAAGGGATAGAAAGGCCAGTGATATACACCTTAAGGTGGGATCCAAGCCCTTTTTTAGAATAAACGGTGAGATGATCAGGGATGAGGATGATGAGCCGTTGAGCCTTGAGGATTTTGAGGAGTTTCTAAAAAGCGACAAGATAGACGACTTCCTGGTGGAAAAGTTCAGAAAAGAAAGGCAGGTGGACATAGGTTATGGATTGAGCGGTGTTGGCCGCTTCAGGGTAAATCTGTTTTACCAAAGGGGGACACCGGCGGCTATATTTAGGTTTATACCGTTTGATATTCCACCCCTTGAGAGCCTTAATCTGCCTAAGGTTATAGAGACCATAGCCTTAAAACCCAGAGGGCTTGTGCTGGTGACGGGCGTTACCGGCAGCGGCAAATCCACCACACTGGCCTGCATGGTGGACATAATCAACAGAAACAGAAAAAAACACATTATAACCATCGAGGATCCTATTGAATACCTGCATAAGGATATAAATTCATCGATAGTCCAGAGGCAGGTAGGATACGATGTGCTTTCGTTTGCCGATGGGTTAAGGGGTGCTCTGAGGGAGGACCCCGATGTGATTCTTGTTGGTGAGATGAGGGATAGGGAGACCATATCCACAGCACTTGAGGCTGTTGAAACAGGGCATCTTGTTATGTCCACGCTCCACACAAAGGATGCGGTTGAGACGATAAATAGGATCATTGCAGCATTCCCGTTGAATGAGCAAAGACAGATTAGATTGCAGCTTTCTGCAACCATTGAGGCCGTCATCTCCCAAAGGCTTTTGAAGCGTAAAGACGGCAAGGGTATGGTTCCTGCCGTTGAGGTTATGATAACCAGCGAGCTGGTGAGGGATGCTATACTGGATGCTGAAAAGATCCATAATATAAAGAGATCCATAGAGATAAACAGGGAGACATACGGTACGCAGAGCTTTGATCAATCGCTGCTTGAGCTTTATCAAAAGGGTCTTGTTTCGTTTGAAGAGGCCAAGGAGCATGCAACCAATCCAAACGACTTTGCATTAAAAGCAAGGGGCATAGTTTAG